The Flavobacterium commune genome contains a region encoding:
- the sucD gene encoding succinate--CoA ligase subunit alpha: MSVLVNKDSKIIVQGFTGSEGTFHASQMIEYGTNVVGGVTPGKGGTTHLDLPVFNTVKDAVEQAGADTSIIFVPPAFAADAIMEAADAGIKVIIAITEGIPVADMIYANDYVKARNSRLIGPNCPGVITPGEAKVGIMPGFVFKKGTVGIVSKSGTLTYEAADQVVKQGLGITTAIGIGGDPIIGTTTKEAVELLMNDPETEAIIMIGEIGGQLEADAAKWIKADGNRKPVIGFIAGETAPAGRTMGHAGAIVGGSDDTAAAKKQIMRDNGIYVVDSPAEIGKKVKEVLVTATV, from the coding sequence GTTCAAGGATTTACAGGTAGCGAAGGTACTTTCCACGCTTCTCAAATGATTGAATACGGTACAAACGTTGTAGGTGGTGTAACTCCAGGAAAAGGGGGAACAACTCACTTAGACCTTCCTGTTTTTAACACTGTTAAAGATGCAGTTGAGCAAGCAGGTGCTGATACTTCTATTATTTTTGTACCACCAGCTTTTGCTGCTGATGCAATTATGGAAGCTGCTGATGCCGGAATTAAAGTAATCATTGCAATTACAGAAGGAATTCCTGTTGCTGACATGATTTATGCAAACGACTACGTTAAAGCAAGAAACAGCAGATTAATTGGGCCTAACTGTCCAGGTGTTATCACTCCAGGTGAAGCTAAAGTTGGTATCATGCCAGGTTTCGTTTTCAAAAAAGGAACTGTAGGTATTGTTTCTAAATCAGGAACTTTAACTTATGAGGCTGCTGACCAGGTTGTAAAACAAGGTTTAGGAATCACTACTGCTATCGGAATTGGTGGAGACCCAATCATTGGAACAACTACTAAAGAAGCAGTTGAATTATTAATGAACGATCCTGAAACAGAAGCAATCATCATGATTGGCGAAATCGGTGGTCAATTAGAAGCTGATGCTGCTAAATGGATTAAAGCTGATGGTAACCGTAAGCCTGTAATTGGTTTCATCGCTGGAGAAACTGCTCCTGCTGGTAGAACTATGGGACATGCCGGTGCTATTGTTGGGGGTTCTGACGATACTGCTGCTGCTAAAAAACAAATTATGAGAGACAACGGAATTTATGTTGTTGATTCACCAGCTGAAATTGGTAAAAAAGTTAAAGAAGTATTAGTTACAGCAACAGTTTAA
- the fabG gene encoding 3-oxoacyl-[acyl-carrier-protein] reductase: MKLLEGKVAIITGASRGIGRGIAEVFAKNGADVAFTYSSSAESAQVLENELNALGIKAKGYKSNAADFNEAQTLVDTILADFGTVDILINNAGITKDNLLMRMSEADFDQVIDVNLKSVFNMTKAIQKTFLKKRAGSIINISSVVGVSGNAGQTNYAASKAGAIGFTKSVALELGSRNIRCNAIAPGFIETEMTAKLSEDVVKGWREGIPLKRGGTTEDVANACLFLASDMSAYVTGQVLNVCGGMLT, translated from the coding sequence ATGAAATTACTCGAAGGAAAAGTAGCTATTATTACAGGCGCAAGTCGCGGAATTGGAAGAGGGATTGCTGAAGTTTTTGCAAAAAACGGTGCCGATGTTGCTTTTACATACAGCTCATCTGCTGAATCAGCTCAGGTATTGGAAAATGAATTGAACGCATTAGGTATTAAAGCTAAAGGTTATAAATCCAATGCTGCCGATTTTAATGAAGCACAAACTTTAGTAGATACTATTTTAGCTGATTTTGGTACAGTTGATATCCTTATCAATAATGCCGGAATTACAAAAGACAATCTGTTAATGCGTATGTCAGAGGCTGATTTTGATCAGGTAATTGATGTGAATTTGAAATCGGTTTTTAATATGACTAAAGCCATTCAAAAAACATTCTTGAAAAAACGTGCAGGTTCAATCATCAATATTAGTTCAGTTGTAGGGGTTTCCGGAAATGCAGGACAAACTAATTATGCGGCTTCTAAGGCTGGTGCTATTGGGTTTACAAAATCAGTAGCTTTAGAATTAGGTTCTCGTAATATCCGTTGCAATGCTATTGCTCCAGGATTTATTGAAACTGAAATGACTGCTAAATTAAGCGAAGATGTTGTAAAAGGATGGAGAGAAGGAATTCCATTGAAACGTGGTGGAACTACTGAAGATGTTGCAAATGCTTGTTTATTCTTAGCTTCAGATATGAGTGCTTATGTTACAGGACAAGTATTGAATGTTTGCGGAGGAATGCTTACTTAA